TCATGTCTTCGTAACTAACCCCTGCTACGCGACAAAGGTTGTAATGGGGCACCAGTTCTCCACTGAGGACGACGGTAATGAGCTGGTGGAACATCTTCATCTGTTCGCGCGTATCTGCTTTCGCAATGCCAAGACCATAAACCCTCGCGTACGTGTTCAGGTACATAACGTCCTGTTGTACGTAGTGAACGATGGCTTCTCGTGAAAGGCGTTCATGAGCAATGTCCTGAACGAAGGGGTGGTGGTAAATGGCGTCGAATAGAACATCGGCGTCGCTGCGCAGCTGTGCAGAAAAAGACATCAAAAAAGCCTCCTTTACGTGAGAGGCCGCTAGGGGTAAGCGCGTTGTTGTTCAGGTTGCCCTGAGGTTTGTCTGCGGCAGAACCGCTGCGCTTGCCACTTTCCTACGCTGGTATTACCCAGTTCAGGTGCTAAGGGTCCAAGGCAAAGTCCTTGTCTCAGCATGTTGCTCCCCTAGTGGCGCGATATTCCGTTCAATGTCAATGTCAATGTCAATGTCAATGTCAATGTCAATGTCGCAAAAGCCGAATTGCTTTCTATACGAAGTCAATATAGCACCATTTCAGACTGCTGTCACATCCCGATATAGCGGGCGTACAGGCTGCGGGCTGTCGATTCCTCTTCAATTCCGTGTATGAGTGCACGGCCGTCTGCAAACAAAGTGATTTGAATCTCGCCGAGATTGCATCGAAGCAAGTTTGCGTTATGCCGAACCTCACCAAACTGTCTCAACCGCCCTGCCATCTCTGACAACGACATTGTCAACCCGGCTGGGGGCCGGACTTGAATGGTTTGTCTGCCGCACATCGAAACGGTGAGTCCATCAGACTGGCTGTCTAGTGTCACAAATTCGCGATGATGACAACAATTGCACGATGCCTTGGGTTCTCCCATGCGTACACTTCGAAACTCGTTTTTCCAGACGTCAAGGTGCGTTAAGCTGTTATTTAGGGCATCGAGATTTCCTGTCAGATACTTCAGCGTCTCTGCGACCTGTAGCGAAGCAACCATCGATACAACCGGTGCGATGACGCCGACCGTGTCGCACGTGTCATGACCTCCCCCGCCTTGATTCGCACCAAAGAGGCAAACAAGACAAGGTGTCACACCTGGGCGAAAAAAAGCTGTTGTCCCGTATGAGCTCACCGCCCCCCCATAGGACCAAGGAATGTTATGCTTAACAGCCACATCGTTAATGAGATATCTGACCTGGAAATTGTCCGTCCCGTCGAGAATCACATCAACATCAGACAACAATCGCTCCGCGTTTCGCCAGGTGACGTCGTCGGTCGCGACTTCAATCTCGACGTCCCGGTTTGCTTGCTTCAGCTTTTGTGCCGCCGCTTCGGCCTTTGCCCGTCCTTCATCGGCATCAATCTCATCGTAGAGCGACTGGCGCTGCAAGTTCGACGGTTCAATAATGTCTCTGTCAATCAAGCGTGCAAACCCGACGCCCGCCCGAACCAATTGCGTAGCAAGTACAGTCCCAAGCGCTCCCATGCCAACAATCGCAACCCGTGCCTGTGAAAGCCGCTTTTGTCCGTCTGCGCCGATTGGACCAAACAAGACTTGCCTGGAATATCTGTCTTCTCTCACAATAGCGCCTTCACACCTTTCGTTTCTTGCTCACGGTTCGCTCCGGTTATGGCTCAGTTGTACATGAATCACCGCGCCTGTGCAAGAAAAAAAGCCGACCACCCGTCAGGAAAGGTAGAAAGTCGTGACGGCAGGGATTGACTGTTTTTAATACCGCGTGTTAGCCTAAACGCGACTCGGGGGTCATCCTCCGCAGACCACAACTTCATCCACATACCGCTAAGGTGTCGCTTGTTGGGTTCAGACTGGAAACCCGCCGTACCGGCTTTTTAGGTACGGCTTTTTCAATTCTATTTTTCATGTCTGTTTTGATAACGAGGTGAGAGATGAAAGCCGTCCTTCATGTGATTAGTGACAGGAGCCGCCACCGTTTACCACTGCTTGATGCCCTTTCAAAAGCCGCAGAGGGCGGTGCAGATGTGATTCAAG
The Alicyclobacillus curvatus genome window above contains:
- a CDS encoding ThiF family adenylyltransferase translates to MREDRYSRQVLFGPIGADGQKRLSQARVAIVGMGALGTVLATQLVRAGVGFARLIDRDIIEPSNLQRQSLYDEIDADEGRAKAEAAAQKLKQANRDVEIEVATDDVTWRNAERLLSDVDVILDGTDNFQVRYLINDVAVKHNIPWSYGGAVSSYGTTAFFRPGVTPCLVCLFGANQGGGGHDTCDTVGVIAPVVSMVASLQVAETLKYLTGNLDALNNSLTHLDVWKNEFRSVRMGEPKASCNCCHHREFVTLDSQSDGLTVSMCGRQTIQVRPPAGLTMSLSEMAGRLRQFGEVRHNANLLRCNLGEIQITLFADGRALIHGIEEESTARSLYARYIGM